The genomic DNA CGCGCAGCCACGCCTCCACCGCGGCGCTCAGCTCGGCGCGCGGCGCCCGGTCCTCGCGCCCCATCATGGAGGTCCAGACGGTGCCCGTGTACTCGACGTAGAGGTCGAGGTCCCCGGCCACGAGGGCGTCGAAGGCGACGTTCGACCCGAGCGAGCGCATCACGCGCGTCTCCGTGCGCGCCCGCCGGGCGACGATCTCCGCCAACACGTATTGCTCGGTGAAGGGCTTGGCGCCGATGCGCACCGGACGCGCGCCCGAGCCCACCGAGAGCAGGGGCGCGACGAGGGCGTAGAGGCACAGCGCGCCGAGGATCGTCGCGGCGGGCGCCCAGAGGACACGGGTCCGCGTGCGCGCGCCGCGCTCCACGGCGCGGATCAGCCCGTCGAGCGCGAGCGCCAGCGCCGCCGACGCGAGGCAGCCGGCGAGCACCGCGCCGTGATCCCGGGTCTGCAGGCCGCCGAAGATGAGGTCCCCGAGGCTCGACGCGCCCACGGGCGTCGCGAGGGTCGCCATGCCCACCGTCCACACCGTGGCCGTGCGCAGCCCCGCGACGATCACGGGCATCGCCAGCGGGAGCTCCACGAGCCGCAGCTTCTGCCCCGGCGTCATGCCCACGCCCAGCGCCGCGCGGCGCACGCTCGGGTCCACCTCGGAGAGGCCGACCACGGTGTTCCGCAGCATCGGGAGGAGGCTGTAGAGCGTGAGCCCCAGGACGGCGGGCAGCGCGCCGATGCTCGGCAGCTCCAGACCGATGGCGGAGAACGCGGCGAGGGCCGGCACCATGATGGCGAGGAGCGCGAGGCCGGGGATGGTCTGGATCACGCTCGCGAAGGCGAGGGCGGCGC from Sandaracinaceae bacterium includes the following:
- a CDS encoding ABC transporter permease/substrate-binding protein; this translates as MSVDWPRLLTLTLAHLKLSLWALMLGAAISLPLGVLAARRPALERAALAFASVIQTIPGLALLAIMVPALAAFSAIGLELPSIGALPAVLGLTLYSLLPMLRNTVVGLSEVDPSVRRAALGVGMTPGQKLRLVELPLAMPVIVAGLRTATVWTVGMATLATPVGASSLGDLIFGGLQTRDHGAVLAGCLASAALALALDGLIRAVERGARTRTRVLWAPAATILGALCLYALVAPLLSVGSGARPVRIGAKPFTEQYVLAEIVARRARTETRVMRSLGSNVAFDALVAGDLDLYVEYTGTVWTSMMGREDRAPRAELSAAVEAWLRDAHDVEIVARLGFENAYALAVRAPADGGPPVTRISELAPLSPRLTVAGDYELFGRGEWRSLEDTYGLSFAEERTMDPTLLYEAIDARQVDVIGAYTTDGRIAAYDLRVLEDDRGAIPPYDAILVANGAFARAHPALIERLRALEGAIDDDLMRDLNRRVDEAGEPPEQAARAAPDPDLP